In Sulfurisphaera javensis, a single genomic region encodes these proteins:
- a CDS encoding flavin reductase family protein: protein MAEVIRSIMRYFPLGVAIITTNWKGEFVGMTVNTFNSLSLNPPLVSFFADRMKGNDIPYRESEYFVVNFIDNEKILDTFANKPVKERFKMVKFREGLGKSPILLDDYAYIEAKLYKVIDVGDHAIIIGEVIDGEKIRNNFEPLIYVNRSYYKIHYSP from the coding sequence ATGGCTGAGGTAATTAGAAGTATAATGAGATATTTCCCTTTGGGAGTTGCAATAATTACAACAAATTGGAAAGGAGAATTCGTTGGAATGACAGTTAACACGTTTAATTCCTTATCATTAAACCCACCCTTAGTGTCTTTCTTTGCAGATAGAATGAAAGGAAATGACATTCCTTATAGAGAAAGTGAATATTTTGTAGTTAATTTTATCGATAATGAAAAAATTTTAGATACATTCGCTAATAAACCAGTAAAAGAGAGATTTAAAATGGTGAAATTTAGAGAAGGATTAGGCAAAAGCCCAATTTTGTTAGATGATTATGCTTACATTGAGGCAAAGTTGTATAAAGTAATTGATGTTGGTGATCATGCAATTATCATTGGAGAAGTAATAGATGGCGAAAAAATTAGGAATAACTTTGAACCGTTAATTTACGTTAATAGGTCATACTATAAAATACATTATTCTCCTTAG
- a CDS encoding helix-turn-helix domain-containing protein: protein MINIDILIFFKEYNIMMIKKVDVRIVHEDCWTYSMPYNAYTLNLQVYPHKDYLRSRILIDTADKEAIKMMKNHKSVVKVVNINRFKDGYYVDFLNTYKGSVAGVLYDKEVLILGNKITENAEMWSFVTHNKNIHEIVEELKTLGKIEEVKVQDFNPLLNPGLTDMERKVLLLALNKGYLDYPRRVSADDIARLLNISKVTFLYHLRNAQKKIINYLLKVAY from the coding sequence ATGATTAACATAGATATACTTATATTTTTCAAAGAGTACAATATAATGATGATTAAAAAAGTTGATGTAAGAATTGTTCACGAAGATTGTTGGACATACAGTATGCCATACAATGCTTATACACTAAACCTCCAAGTTTATCCTCATAAAGACTACTTAAGGAGTAGAATTTTAATAGATACTGCAGATAAGGAGGCCATAAAGATGATGAAAAATCATAAAAGTGTTGTTAAGGTTGTAAACATAAATAGGTTTAAAGATGGATATTATGTTGATTTCCTTAATACTTATAAGGGTTCAGTAGCTGGAGTTTTATACGATAAGGAAGTTCTAATACTGGGCAACAAAATTACTGAAAATGCAGAGATGTGGAGTTTTGTTACGCATAATAAGAACATTCATGAGATTGTTGAAGAACTTAAAACCCTTGGTAAAATAGAAGAGGTTAAGGTCCAAGATTTCAATCCTCTTTTAAATCCGGGGTTAACTGACATGGAAAGGAAAGTTTTGCTATTAGCTTTGAACAAAGGTTACTTAGATTATCCAAGGAGAGTTAGTGCTGATGACATAGCTAGGCTTTTGAATATAAGTAAAGTAACGTTCCTTTATCATTTAAGAAACGCACAGAAAAAAATTATAAATTATCTTTTAAAAGTAGCATATTAG
- a CDS encoding peroxiredoxin: MVKLGDKAPLFEGITDTGEKFSLSDYIGKHNIVIYFYPKDDTPGCTREACAFRDNWNLLQGYDVIIVGISSDDIESHKKFKMKYNLPFILVSDPDKKIRELYGAKGFILPARITFVIDKKGIIRHIYNSQMNPENHVKEALKALEMIKKEEEGVTN; this comes from the coding sequence ATGGTCAAATTAGGAGATAAAGCACCATTATTTGAAGGAATAACAGACACAGGCGAAAAATTCTCTCTCAGCGATTACATAGGAAAGCACAACATCGTAATTTATTTTTATCCTAAAGATGACACTCCAGGATGTACAAGAGAGGCATGTGCTTTTAGAGATAATTGGAATTTACTTCAAGGCTATGATGTTATTATAGTTGGAATTAGTTCAGATGACATAGAGTCACACAAGAAATTTAAAATGAAATATAATTTACCTTTCATATTAGTAAGTGATCCAGATAAGAAAATTAGAGAACTCTATGGAGCTAAGGGATTTATTTTACCAGCTAGAATTACGTTCGTTATCGATAAAAAAGGAATTATTAGACATATTTATAATTCTCAAATGAACCCTGAAAATCATGTAAAAGAGGCATTAAAGGCTTTAGAAATGATTAAAAAGGAGGAAGAAGGAGTTACGAACTAA
- a CDS encoding dienelactone hydrolase family protein, with product MREQEVTYSNVKAFLASSERPSLGVIVVHEIWGLNENIKDIAKRLANEGYLGFAPHLYSGYDVLTPENIQNVMYKVWSLPPEKRNDPNAYKELINSLSETEKQIVQLLVLNRQKLEEEMIKRLIQAYDYLNSQGLKKIVSMGFCMGGGLAFQLSTEVPLDGVIVFYGRNPQPIEKVEKIKGPILGLYAGEDPPILQGLPDLISAVIKYKKDLELKIYPGAYHAFFNDRGKSYNKEASQDAWERVLRFLRRISQ from the coding sequence ATGAGAGAACAAGAGGTAACTTACTCTAACGTAAAGGCTTTTTTAGCATCATCCGAAAGGCCAAGTTTAGGTGTTATAGTAGTTCACGAAATATGGGGATTGAATGAAAACATTAAAGACATAGCTAAACGTTTAGCAAATGAAGGTTATTTAGGTTTTGCACCACATCTTTATTCTGGATACGATGTACTAACCCCAGAAAATATACAAAACGTAATGTACAAAGTTTGGAGTCTACCACCAGAAAAAAGGAATGACCCTAATGCTTATAAGGAGTTAATAAACTCTCTTAGCGAGACTGAAAAGCAAATAGTTCAGCTTCTTGTACTAAATAGGCAAAAACTAGAGGAAGAGATGATAAAAAGGCTTATCCAAGCTTACGATTATCTAAATTCTCAAGGATTAAAGAAGATTGTTTCTATGGGATTTTGTATGGGTGGAGGATTAGCTTTCCAACTTTCTACTGAAGTTCCATTAGATGGAGTAATAGTATTTTATGGAAGAAACCCACAGCCTATTGAGAAAGTTGAAAAAATAAAGGGTCCAATTTTAGGTCTATATGCTGGTGAAGATCCACCAATACTTCAAGGTTTACCAGACTTAATTTCAGCTGTTATTAAATACAAAAAAGATTTAGAATTGAAAATTTATCCCGGTGCTTATCACGCTTTCTTTAATGATAGAGGTAAATCATATAATAAAGAAGCTTCACAAGATGCATGGGAAAGAGTGTTAAGGTTTTTAAGGAGGATTTCACAATGA
- the sdx gene encoding sulredoxin, which yields MVWKRTISAKALEKAKSVAVKVDDKVIFIANINGNLYAMDAVCSHARCVLGQLDEQKLTVRCPCHHAVFDLKTGAMLEPPYVSPNAPKEKLGLKTYQIRDNIGWIEVDV from the coding sequence ATGGTTTGGAAAAGAACAATTTCCGCAAAAGCTTTAGAAAAAGCTAAAAGTGTAGCTGTAAAAGTAGATGATAAAGTTATTTTTATTGCAAACATAAATGGAAATCTTTATGCAATGGATGCGGTATGTAGTCATGCTAGATGTGTTTTAGGCCAATTAGATGAGCAAAAACTCACAGTGAGATGCCCTTGCCATCACGCAGTATTTGATTTAAAAACTGGGGCAATGCTTGAGCCACCTTATGTTTCTCCAAATGCACCAAAAGAGAAGCTTGGATTAAAAACTTACCAAATTAGAGATAATATTGGCTGGATTGAGGTAGACGTATAA
- a CDS encoding muconolactone Delta-isomerase, which yields MLFLLWFRVKQPESMSQKQLMEIWKKEAEAALSAVKTGTIKGLYKVSGKREVIAIIDVSSHEQLDEILETLPITRELGHSVSVEVYAIHPYENFYELMKKLTS from the coding sequence ATGTTATTTCTGTTATGGTTTAGGGTAAAACAGCCAGAAAGCATGAGTCAAAAGCAATTAATGGAGATATGGAAGAAAGAAGCTGAAGCTGCACTTTCGGCAGTAAAAACTGGGACCATAAAGGGCTTATATAAAGTTTCTGGAAAGAGAGAAGTTATAGCCATAATTGATGTTTCTTCACATGAACAACTAGATGAGATATTAGAGACCTTGCCAATAACAAGAGAATTAGGACATTCAGTTAGCGTTGAAGTTTATGCAATACATCCTTATGAAAACTTTTATGAACTAATGAAAAAATTAACTAGTTAG
- a CDS encoding MFS transporter → MSKEISEKASQIIARLDRLPTWAFNYILLGIIGVGELFTFFDIFNINVSFVQTAITLFHVTPSQAAVLLGPVVLGNLAGYVIGSLILSPIADRIGRRDMLMITMLIMGLSSFYNAFAPNYINFFIARTITGIGVGADLAIVNTYVSEVAPKAYRSKYVSAIFIFSTIGGFLAIWLGLLLTTPPAPFPQGLPVALGSSGYFATNGWRLMYIIGGLLAFIGLALRFSLPESPRWLVSKNRIDEAEKIVNMMEEKVKNRGHQLPPLPSLLPVYTQSKPVPYLEIFTNKTYLKRFGLLVIIWFLAYTTVYSIASGLTSLLVAQGYSPSEAGMISAFGIIGFILAAVIATLYGEKVERKWWIGIGALITVIGGLIIALIPNLIIDGLGAIILFIGFNVWVPIAYTWTSESFPTRARTSGFALCDGFGHLGGGIGVLYITSIASSLHSTVALFGLIASFLVVSSIIAMIGGHYTANKRLDEISP, encoded by the coding sequence ATGTCTAAGGAAATATCTGAAAAAGCCTCACAAATAATTGCTAGACTTGATAGACTTCCAACTTGGGCATTTAATTACATTCTTTTAGGAATAATAGGTGTTGGTGAGCTGTTTACATTTTTTGATATATTTAATATAAATGTTAGCTTCGTTCAAACAGCAATAACTCTATTCCACGTTACACCTTCACAAGCTGCAGTATTACTAGGACCAGTAGTTTTAGGAAATCTTGCCGGTTATGTTATTGGTTCTTTAATTTTGTCTCCAATTGCCGATAGGATAGGAAGAAGAGATATGCTAATGATAACGATGCTTATAATGGGTTTGAGCTCATTTTATAATGCATTTGCACCGAATTATATTAATTTCTTTATTGCTAGAACAATAACTGGTATAGGTGTAGGAGCAGATTTAGCAATTGTGAACACTTATGTAAGTGAAGTAGCACCAAAAGCTTATAGATCAAAATATGTCTCAGCAATTTTTATATTTTCAACAATTGGTGGATTTCTTGCAATATGGTTAGGATTATTATTAACTACACCACCAGCCCCATTTCCACAAGGTTTACCAGTAGCTTTAGGAAGTTCTGGGTATTTTGCAACTAACGGTTGGAGATTAATGTATATTATTGGTGGTTTGTTAGCATTTATAGGACTTGCGTTAAGGTTTAGTTTGCCAGAATCACCTAGATGGTTAGTAAGTAAAAATAGAATTGATGAAGCTGAAAAAATTGTAAACATGATGGAAGAAAAAGTGAAAAATAGAGGACATCAATTACCTCCATTACCTAGCTTATTACCGGTATATACTCAGTCTAAACCAGTTCCATACTTAGAGATATTTACCAATAAGACTTACTTAAAGAGATTTGGCTTATTAGTTATAATCTGGTTCTTAGCATATACAACAGTTTATAGTATTGCATCTGGATTGACTTCTCTTCTAGTTGCTCAAGGATATTCTCCATCTGAAGCTGGAATGATATCTGCTTTTGGTATAATTGGATTTATATTAGCAGCAGTAATAGCTACTCTATATGGAGAAAAAGTAGAAAGAAAATGGTGGATAGGAATAGGTGCTTTAATAACAGTTATAGGAGGTTTAATAATCGCTTTAATTCCTAACTTAATTATTGATGGTTTAGGAGCAATAATCCTATTTATCGGATTTAATGTATGGGTTCCAATAGCTTATACATGGACCAGTGAAAGCTTTCCTACAAGAGCAAGAACTTCAGGTTTTGCATTGTGTGATGGTTTTGGACATTTAGGGGGAGGAATAGGAGTTTTATACATTACATCTATAGCCTCTTCACTACACTCAACTGTTGCGCTTTTTGGACTTATAGCCTCATTCTTAGTTGTTTCATCAATAATTGCCATGATTGGAGGGCATTATACCGCAAACAAAAGACTTGATGAAATTTCACCTTAA
- a CDS encoding acetoacetate decarboxylase family protein produces the protein MQNDFTLPPTKSGKSQIVFPPPWHYGVTYISAHVKFDKDSANQLLPSFLTTDGEGWIYIAEFISTSDYNWDFMYQDPELVQYMEGAIGFKVNFEGKNYLYFPFMWVDKDWALVRGWLDGYPKKIAKIAMTRLHPLLPKYNRPEPGLKLGGYVTRGGGIMFRLQVELKEKVNSVPLKDFGPFLNLRRFPSRGDSEEDLYEVASRVRDVSNYGEIWKGEAYVELGGYVNDEVNVLKLEEVYAGYFYTLYFRVTTTKLLKRITLQDLVNK, from the coding sequence ATGCAAAACGATTTTACTTTACCACCAACTAAAAGCGGTAAATCACAAATAGTTTTCCCACCACCATGGCACTACGGAGTAACATATATTTCAGCCCATGTAAAATTTGATAAGGATTCAGCAAATCAACTTTTACCATCGTTTTTAACTACAGACGGAGAAGGATGGATATATATAGCTGAATTCATCTCAACTTCTGATTATAACTGGGATTTTATGTATCAAGATCCAGAACTAGTTCAGTATATGGAGGGGGCTATAGGGTTTAAGGTTAATTTTGAAGGTAAAAATTACTTATATTTTCCCTTCATGTGGGTAGATAAGGACTGGGCTTTAGTTAGGGGTTGGCTTGACGGCTATCCTAAGAAAATAGCTAAAATTGCTATGACTAGACTTCATCCTCTTTTACCGAAATATAACAGACCAGAACCTGGTTTAAAACTAGGTGGTTACGTAACTAGAGGGGGAGGGATAATGTTTAGATTACAAGTAGAATTAAAAGAGAAAGTTAACAGTGTACCATTGAAAGACTTCGGACCTTTCTTAAATCTAAGAAGATTTCCATCTAGAGGAGATAGTGAAGAAGACCTATATGAAGTTGCTAGTAGGGTAAGAGATGTGAGTAATTATGGTGAAATTTGGAAAGGTGAAGCTTATGTCGAATTAGGTGGTTATGTTAATGATGAGGTAAATGTTCTTAAACTTGAAGAAGTTTATGCTGGATACTTTTATACTCTCTATTTCAGAGTTACTACTACAAAATTACTTAAGAGAATCACGTTACAAGATCTCGTAAACAAATAA